The Legionella sp. PATHC032 genome has a window encoding:
- the gcvPA gene encoding aminomethyl-transferring glycine dehydrogenase subunit GcvPA, which translates to MPYIPHTPNDTKEMLATIGAQDIQDLFDEIPASLQYAGFQNIPAGMNEMEMLKEAQNQAQKNRNGICFIGAGCYEHHIPAAVWDIASRGEFLTAYTPYQAEASQGTLQLLYEYQTMFCELTGMEVSNASMYDGATALAEAVLMAVRLNKHSKTNRVLITGTVHPFYRETIETIVRNQHIEVITLPFDEQQGITDLGSLNQYTGEDITALVIAQPNFFGCLEQVDKMTSWAHHNKTISVACVNPTSLALLKPPGSWGEHGVDIVCGEGQPLGSPMASGGPYFGFLSTRMAHVRQMPGRIIGRTVDKDGKTGFSLTLQAREQHIRRAKATSNICTNQGLLVTAATIYMSLLGPEGLSQVATQCHQNTHELITALTQIEGVELMFKAPFFHEALIKLNQPVQSVLQQLADAGIAGGYAPEQHYPQLANTLLVCATEVRTAEDIAKYTKTLKTIMSKRGT; encoded by the coding sequence ATGCCTTATATTCCGCACACGCCCAATGATACCAAAGAGATGCTGGCGACAATTGGTGCTCAAGACATTCAGGATTTATTTGATGAAATACCAGCTTCTTTACAATATGCAGGATTTCAGAATATCCCTGCTGGCATGAACGAAATGGAAATGTTGAAAGAAGCCCAGAATCAAGCCCAAAAGAATCGTAACGGAATCTGTTTTATTGGTGCTGGATGTTATGAGCATCATATTCCAGCAGCAGTGTGGGATATTGCATCTCGTGGTGAATTTTTAACTGCTTACACACCCTATCAAGCGGAGGCCAGCCAGGGAACTTTGCAATTATTGTATGAATATCAAACCATGTTCTGTGAATTGACGGGCATGGAAGTATCCAATGCATCAATGTATGACGGAGCAACTGCGTTAGCTGAAGCCGTGCTAATGGCAGTCCGACTTAATAAACACAGCAAAACTAACCGGGTACTTATTACAGGCACAGTTCATCCTTTTTATCGAGAAACCATTGAAACGATAGTACGTAATCAGCATATCGAAGTCATCACCCTCCCTTTTGATGAACAACAGGGAATCACTGATCTTGGCTCTCTCAATCAATACACTGGAGAGGATATTACAGCTTTGGTCATAGCCCAACCGAATTTCTTTGGTTGCCTCGAACAAGTAGATAAAATGACTTCCTGGGCACATCATAACAAAACAATCAGTGTAGCTTGTGTTAACCCAACTTCATTGGCTTTATTAAAGCCACCCGGCTCATGGGGAGAGCATGGTGTAGACATTGTATGCGGTGAAGGGCAACCTTTAGGCTCTCCTATGGCATCAGGAGGCCCTTATTTTGGTTTTCTGAGTACTCGTATGGCCCATGTCAGACAAATGCCTGGAAGAATAATTGGCCGCACGGTAGACAAAGATGGAAAAACCGGTTTTAGCTTAACTCTCCAGGCAAGGGAACAGCATATTCGCCGTGCTAAAGCCACTTCAAACATATGCACCAACCAAGGTTTACTTGTAACAGCAGCAACTATCTATATGAGTCTTTTAGGGCCGGAAGGATTAAGCCAGGTAGCGACTCAATGCCATCAAAACACTCATGAATTGATTACTGCCTTAACACAAATCGAGGGCGTAGAACTGATGTTCAAAGCCCCGTTTTTCCATGAAGCCTTGATCAAACTAAACCAACCGGTTCAGTCCGTATTGCAACAACTGGCCGACGCTGGAATTGCTGGAGGTTACGCACCGGAACAACACTACCCTCAGTTAGCCAATACGCTATTGGTTTGTGCGACAGAAGTACGCACTGCAGAGGATATCGCGAAATATACTAAAACATTAAAAACCATAATGTCCAAGCGAGGTACCTGA
- a CDS encoding YciI family protein: MFIVQLTYLVPINEVNKYLQAHREFLDYHYKQGLLVASGPMKPRTGGIIIAATNDRAHLESVFKQDPYYLAEIAEYQFIEFTPVKHRDELKELIQKTEGKLC, from the coding sequence ATGTTTATTGTGCAATTAACCTATTTAGTTCCCATCAATGAAGTAAATAAATATCTGCAGGCACACAGGGAGTTTCTTGATTACCACTATAAACAAGGGTTACTGGTCGCTTCTGGCCCCATGAAACCTCGAACCGGTGGAATTATTATAGCAGCAACAAATGATAGGGCCCATTTAGAATCAGTTTTTAAACAAGACCCTTATTATTTAGCGGAAATTGCTGAGTATCAATTTATCGAGTTTACTCCAGTAAAACACAGAGATGAACTCAAGGAACTTATTCAAAAAACGGAAGGCAAATTATGTTGA
- a CDS encoding thiol:disulfide interchange protein DsbA/DsbL yields MFKKLIVLLFLMPMTALATQFIEGRDYQTVASAQLSTNKDKTPLITEFFSYGCPWCYKIDAPLNDWATRMGKSAHLERIPVVFKPNWDLYAKAYYTAKTLAMSDKMNPILFKAIQEDKNPLATKQSMVDFFVAHGVDREIAKSAFENSPTIDMRVNSGMSLMAHYQINAVPAFVVNNKYKTDLQMAGSEERLFEILNYLVRKSA; encoded by the coding sequence ATGTTTAAAAAATTAATTGTTCTATTATTTCTTATGCCAATGACTGCTTTGGCAACTCAATTTATCGAAGGCAGAGATTATCAAACTGTTGCAAGCGCGCAATTGTCTACCAATAAAGATAAAACACCCCTGATTACCGAATTTTTTAGCTATGGTTGTCCATGGTGTTATAAAATTGATGCCCCATTAAATGATTGGGCAACCAGAATGGGAAAAAGTGCACACCTTGAGCGAATTCCAGTTGTTTTTAAACCAAACTGGGATTTGTATGCCAAAGCTTATTACACAGCAAAAACTCTGGCTATGTCCGATAAAATGAATCCCATATTATTCAAAGCAATTCAAGAAGATAAAAATCCCTTAGCGACGAAACAATCGATGGTTGATTTTTTTGTTGCTCATGGAGTAGACAGAGAAATTGCCAAGAGCGCTTTCGAAAACTCACCAACAATCGATATGCGCGTTAACAGTGGCATGTCATTGATGGCGCATTATCAAATTAACGCAGTACCAGCCTTTGTCGTAAATAACAAATATAAAACTGACTTACAAATGGCAGGAAGCGAAGAGCGTTTATTTGAAATTTTGAATTACCTGGTAAGAAAATCAGCTTAA
- a CDS encoding AAA-associated domain-containing protein produces the protein MAETIINIENLSKSFKKAPSQHLLVLEDVNFKLQEGEIVALLGKSGSGKSTLLRIIAGLIAPSSGTVTYRGKPVTRPVEGIAMVFQSFALMPWLTVLENVELGLEAQGISREERRHRAIEAIDIIGLDGFESAFPKELSGGMRQRVGFARALVINPDVLLMDEPFSALDVLTAENLKSDLLELWKEKKTNTNGILLVTHNIEEAATLADRIVIFGNDPGYIRAELPVTLPQPRDPESPEYLALVDKIYTLMTTGPKEKAKRAQRERQIGLGYRLPDVEPSELSGLIETMKSFEERIDLPELADELMMNIDDLFPILETLEILGFAKVSAGDIQLSELGKQFSEADLQERKQLFAQRLLEKVPLARYIRRVLDEKAGHRVSEERFLSKLEDYLSEKEADRVLKTMIDWGRYAEIFAYDFNTGILSLENPGKGA, from the coding sequence ATGGCGGAAACAATTATTAACATAGAAAATTTGAGCAAATCTTTTAAGAAAGCCCCTTCCCAGCACCTTCTTGTCCTCGAAGATGTTAATTTCAAACTACAGGAAGGCGAAATAGTTGCTTTGTTAGGTAAATCTGGTTCAGGAAAATCGACTTTGCTCCGGATTATTGCAGGTCTTATCGCTCCTTCCAGTGGAACGGTAACTTATCGCGGTAAACCTGTAACCAGACCAGTAGAAGGCATTGCGATGGTATTTCAGTCGTTTGCTTTAATGCCATGGCTTACGGTACTGGAAAATGTGGAGCTTGGTTTGGAAGCACAAGGTATCAGCCGCGAGGAAAGAAGGCACAGGGCTATTGAAGCGATAGATATTATAGGCCTGGATGGTTTTGAATCGGCTTTTCCGAAGGAGTTATCTGGTGGGATGCGGCAACGGGTTGGCTTTGCCCGTGCCTTGGTTATTAATCCGGATGTGTTATTGATGGATGAACCCTTTTCCGCGCTTGACGTGCTTACTGCGGAAAACCTCAAATCAGATTTATTGGAATTATGGAAAGAAAAGAAAACGAATACCAATGGTATTTTATTAGTAACGCACAATATAGAAGAAGCAGCCACCCTGGCTGACAGGATAGTGATTTTTGGTAATGATCCCGGCTATATTCGTGCTGAGTTACCAGTGACTCTTCCACAACCCCGTGACCCGGAAAGCCCTGAATACCTTGCTTTGGTTGACAAGATTTATACTTTAATGACTACCGGACCCAAAGAAAAAGCCAAACGGGCACAAAGGGAGCGTCAAATAGGTTTAGGCTATCGCTTACCTGATGTAGAGCCCTCTGAATTATCCGGTCTGATAGAAACCATGAAGTCTTTTGAGGAGCGTATTGATTTACCGGAGCTGGCAGACGAGTTGATGATGAATATTGATGATCTGTTCCCAATTCTTGAAACCCTGGAGATACTTGGTTTTGCCAAGGTATCTGCGGGAGATATTCAGTTAAGTGAATTAGGAAAACAATTTTCAGAAGCTGATTTGCAAGAGCGTAAGCAATTGTTCGCGCAAAGATTATTGGAAAAAGTTCCTCTGGCTCGTTATATAAGACGTGTACTGGATGAGAAAGCGGGGCATCGTGTCTCCGAAGAGCGTTTTTTGAGTAAGCTGGAAGATTATTTAAGCGAGAAAGAAGCCGATCGTGTTTTGAAAACAATGATTGACTGGGGACGATACGCCGAGATTTTTGCTTATGATTTCAATACTGGTATTTTGAGTCTGGAAAACCCGGGCAAGGGAGCTTAG
- a CDS encoding ABC transporter permease: MGNSRFYFANPDKFSRFINRWDLLLLILTFSVLFFLGWAGSQMATPYQLGDQIPISLEPSNLPFYALRTVLRMFIALIFSILFTFIVGALAAKNRRAEQIVIPAIDILQSIPVLSFLSITVTGFIHLFPNSLLGPECASIFAIFSAQVWNMTFGFYQSLKTVPHDLIEVSAMFRLSAWQRFWKVEVPFSMSGLLWNMMVSMSASWFFVVLSEAISVAHQNIRLPGVGSYIALAIAQRDLHAVGYAILTMVIVIFLYDQILFRPLIAWSEKFKMEQSPDESEYQSWLIDLIRSSRLMKRVAEWLAVFTNSFVNVRWLRIGEVKAVKEIDFKKQKRLDRLWAALVLISVITGGWFLLKFILTALKVSDIFHVFLLGAATGARVIILILLSSMLWIPVGVWIGLRPRLAQKIQPIIQFVAAFPANLFYPLFVIAIVKFNLSVEIWVTPLMILGTQWYILFNVIAGASSIPRDLYLAADNFGLKGWIWWKRLALPGIFPFYITGAITAAGGAWNASIVAEYVSWGNITLRATGLGEYIQASTTAGDFPQIALGTAMMCVYVLAFNHLIWRPLYRLAEERFNFN, encoded by the coding sequence GTGGGCAATAGTCGGTTTTATTTTGCTAATCCTGATAAATTTAGTCGATTTATTAATCGATGGGATTTGCTATTGCTTATATTGACTTTTTCTGTGTTATTTTTCCTGGGTTGGGCCGGTTCACAGATGGCTACCCCATACCAATTAGGGGATCAAATTCCTATTTCTTTGGAACCTTCCAACCTTCCCTTTTATGCTTTACGCACTGTTTTGCGTATGTTTATCGCATTGATTTTTTCAATTCTGTTTACTTTTATTGTAGGTGCTTTAGCTGCCAAAAATCGCAGGGCTGAGCAAATTGTTATTCCAGCGATTGATATTTTGCAATCTATTCCTGTTCTGAGTTTTTTATCTATTACCGTCACCGGGTTTATACATTTATTTCCCAATAGCTTGCTAGGGCCAGAATGCGCTTCAATATTTGCTATTTTTAGCGCCCAGGTGTGGAATATGACTTTTGGATTTTATCAATCTTTAAAAACAGTTCCTCATGACTTGATTGAGGTCTCTGCCATGTTCAGGTTATCAGCCTGGCAGCGTTTTTGGAAGGTAGAAGTTCCTTTTTCCATGTCTGGACTGTTATGGAATATGATGGTTTCAATGTCGGCAAGCTGGTTTTTTGTGGTTTTGTCAGAAGCTATTTCGGTGGCGCACCAAAATATCAGATTACCCGGTGTAGGTTCTTATATCGCATTGGCAATAGCCCAGAGGGATTTGCATGCTGTGGGATATGCCATTCTGACAATGGTTATTGTTATTTTTTTGTATGATCAAATACTTTTCAGACCACTTATCGCCTGGTCTGAAAAATTTAAAATGGAACAATCTCCCGATGAGTCAGAATATCAATCCTGGTTAATTGACTTGATACGCAGTAGTCGTCTGATGAAGAGAGTGGCGGAGTGGCTTGCAGTCTTTACCAATAGTTTTGTAAATGTTCGTTGGCTGAGGATTGGTGAGGTTAAGGCTGTTAAGGAAATTGATTTTAAAAAGCAGAAGCGGTTGGATAGATTGTGGGCAGCGCTAGTTCTGATCAGTGTTATTACTGGCGGGTGGTTTTTACTGAAATTTATTCTCACTGCATTGAAGGTGAGTGATATATTCCATGTCTTTTTATTGGGCGCGGCAACAGGAGCTCGGGTCATTATATTAATTTTGTTAAGCTCCATGTTATGGATTCCCGTTGGTGTATGGATAGGATTAAGACCCCGTCTGGCTCAAAAAATACAACCTATTATTCAATTTGTAGCGGCGTTTCCAGCAAACTTGTTTTATCCTTTATTTGTAATTGCTATTGTCAAATTTAATTTGAGTGTGGAAATCTGGGTAACTCCACTCATGATCCTGGGCACGCAATGGTATATTTTATTTAATGTGATCGCAGGTGCATCAAGCATACCCCGTGATCTTTATTTGGCAGCTGATAATTTCGGGTTAAAGGGGTGGATATGGTGGAAAAGATTAGCTTTGCCAGGTATCTTTCCTTTCTATATTACCGGAGCTATTACAGCAGCAGGCGGCGCATGGAATGCCAGTATTGTGGCTGAATACGTGAGCTGGGGCAATATTACTCTTAGAGCCACAGGACTGGGCGAGTATATTCAAGCCAGCACAACAGCGGGAGACTTCCCACAAATTGCTTTAGGAACAGCAATGATGTGTGTCTATGTATTGGCTTTCAATCATCTTATTTGGCGTCCGCTTTATCGATTAGCCGAAGAACGATTTAATTTTAATTGA
- the gcvT gene encoding glycine cleavage system aminomethyltransferase GcvT has product MTAKTPLHATHLACGAKMVDFHGWDMPLHYGSQLNEHHTVRNDAGMFDVSHMTIVDILGAGGRQFLRKLLTNDVDQITHNGKALYSCMCNEHGGIIDDLIVYQRASDNYRVVLNSATRQNDVAWIRAKSEGFAVGLQERRELSMLAVQGPNAIAKTLSILAPAHADAVSTLTSFECVDVDHWFFARTGYTGEDGLEIIVPNEFIAQLWNDLLNAGVTPCGLGARDTLRLEAGMLLYGQDMDETTTPLESGLAWTVKWEPEDRGFIGMGALVSQKQQGIKRKMVGLTLLDKGIMRHGQKVIIEGCPDGIITSGSYSPTLQQSIALARVSVETGEQVLVDIRGKLIPAKVGKPRFIKQGKPV; this is encoded by the coding sequence ATGACTGCTAAAACTCCTCTTCACGCTACGCACTTAGCTTGTGGTGCCAAAATGGTGGATTTCCATGGTTGGGATATGCCTCTCCATTATGGATCTCAGTTAAACGAACATCATACGGTCAGAAACGATGCTGGCATGTTTGATGTCTCGCATATGACTATCGTTGATATTTTAGGCGCCGGTGGTCGTCAATTTCTGCGGAAACTGCTAACCAACGATGTCGATCAAATTACTCATAATGGCAAAGCTCTATACAGCTGCATGTGTAATGAACACGGCGGAATTATAGATGACCTCATTGTCTATCAACGCGCTTCAGATAATTATCGGGTGGTACTTAATTCGGCAACCAGGCAAAACGATGTAGCCTGGATTCGGGCAAAAAGCGAAGGATTTGCTGTTGGCTTACAAGAAAGGCGTGAATTATCAATGCTTGCTGTACAAGGACCAAATGCCATAGCGAAAACATTGAGCATTCTTGCACCCGCCCATGCAGATGCCGTTTCAACTCTTACCTCTTTCGAGTGTGTTGATGTGGACCACTGGTTTTTTGCTCGCACCGGCTATACGGGAGAAGATGGCCTTGAAATCATTGTCCCTAATGAATTCATTGCTCAACTCTGGAATGATCTTTTAAATGCTGGAGTAACGCCATGTGGATTAGGAGCCAGGGATACCCTCAGATTAGAGGCAGGAATGCTTTTGTACGGCCAGGATATGGATGAAACAACAACCCCACTGGAATCTGGTTTAGCCTGGACAGTAAAGTGGGAACCAGAAGATAGAGGATTTATTGGAATGGGCGCTTTGGTTTCTCAAAAGCAACAAGGAATTAAACGTAAGATGGTCGGTTTAACCTTGCTGGACAAAGGCATTATGCGTCATGGCCAAAAGGTTATTATCGAAGGCTGTCCTGATGGAATTATCACAAGCGGCAGTTATTCTCCTACTCTTCAACAATCAATAGCTTTGGCACGAGTCTCCGTGGAAACCGGGGAACAAGTACTTGTTGACATACGAGGAAAGTTAATCCCGGCAAAAGTAGGGAAGCCTCGCTTTATCAAACAAGGAAAACCTGTTTAA
- a CDS encoding DUF3592 domain-containing protein produces MVWPIIWRWILDLGWLCFLLILFWYFWKKRRDLVEARSWLKAKGHITRCEWTRVGHSIWPKIEYIYEVYEKDLIGEYLFLDTTFNTPNSKYSRSIAYKVAIAYRDNSEIDVYYNPNRPEQSALDVTIPKKLTFILILISSLILLHIGIIVWRFLV; encoded by the coding sequence ATGGTTTGGCCGATAATTTGGAGATGGATCCTTGATTTAGGATGGCTGTGTTTTCTTTTAATTCTTTTTTGGTATTTTTGGAAAAAAAGAAGAGATTTGGTTGAAGCAAGATCCTGGTTAAAAGCGAAAGGGCATATCACGCGTTGTGAGTGGACAAGAGTAGGGCATAGCATTTGGCCTAAAATAGAATATATCTATGAAGTTTATGAGAAGGATTTGATAGGGGAGTATTTGTTTTTAGATACAACATTTAATACACCTAACAGTAAATATTCCCGAAGTATTGCCTATAAAGTGGCAATAGCTTACAGAGATAACTCAGAAATTGATGTATACTATAATCCCAACCGTCCCGAGCAATCTGCTTTAGATGTTACCATACCTAAAAAACTGACTTTTATTTTAATTCTAATTAGCTCATTAATTTTGTTGCATATCGGTATTATTGTTTGGCGCTTCCTTGTTTAG
- the gcvPB gene encoding aminomethyl-transferring glycine dehydrogenase subunit GcvPB — MLIFELSKTGRQAKAQIPRAVSKNYSIPEEFQRKSPPRLPACSELQVVRHFTRLSQKNFSIDTNFYPLGSCTMKYNPRGVHKAASLPGFINRHPLAMDYESQGFLETLYKLQNYISEITGMPGVSLTPMAGSQGEFAGVAMIKAYHQSRGDTARDEILIPDAAHGTNPASAVMCGFKVVEIATAADGDIDLDELKRKVGPRTAGIMLTNPSTLGLFMRQIKEIASLVHQAGGLLYYDGANLNAILGKVRPGDMGFDVMHLNLHKTFATPHGGGGPGAGPVAVGKRLIPYMPLPVVKKTDSGYHWATRQDYPQSIGRLSCFMGNAGILLRAYFYMLVLGKEGLLRVSEFATLNANYLLKELTKVGYTAAYPGRRASHEFILTLNSEKKNYDVTAMDFAKRLLDYGVHAPTTYFPLLVPECLLIEPPETESKEELDAFVAVMKTIREEASKQPDILKAAPHTLPVKRLDDVKAARELDLNYFATRE; from the coding sequence ATGTTGATTTTTGAATTATCTAAAACTGGCCGCCAGGCAAAAGCCCAGATACCCAGAGCAGTTAGCAAAAACTATTCCATACCAGAAGAATTTCAACGAAAGTCGCCCCCAAGATTGCCGGCCTGTTCCGAATTGCAAGTGGTAAGACATTTTACCCGCCTTTCCCAAAAGAATTTTTCCATAGACACCAATTTTTATCCTTTGGGCTCATGTACCATGAAATACAATCCCCGAGGTGTTCATAAAGCAGCTTCGCTTCCCGGTTTTATAAATCGCCATCCGTTAGCCATGGACTATGAAAGCCAAGGATTTCTGGAAACTCTTTATAAATTACAAAATTATATTTCTGAAATCACGGGGATGCCCGGTGTTTCATTAACTCCAATGGCAGGCTCGCAAGGAGAATTTGCTGGAGTCGCAATGATTAAAGCCTACCACCAGTCTCGTGGTGACACTGCCCGAGATGAAATTCTCATCCCAGATGCGGCACATGGAACAAACCCTGCCTCTGCGGTAATGTGTGGCTTCAAAGTAGTAGAAATTGCTACTGCTGCCGATGGCGACATTGATCTTGACGAATTAAAAAGAAAAGTAGGACCCAGAACTGCTGGAATTATGCTAACTAACCCATCCACTTTGGGATTATTTATGCGCCAGATAAAAGAAATAGCCAGCCTTGTACACCAGGCAGGAGGATTATTATACTACGATGGAGCTAATCTCAATGCTATTTTAGGTAAAGTAAGACCTGGTGATATGGGTTTTGATGTCATGCATCTTAATTTACATAAAACATTTGCTACACCTCACGGGGGTGGCGGCCCTGGCGCTGGTCCTGTTGCTGTTGGCAAACGTCTTATTCCTTACATGCCCTTACCTGTTGTGAAAAAAACCGACTCCGGATATCACTGGGCAACTCGCCAGGACTATCCGCAAAGCATAGGAAGATTATCGTGTTTTATGGGTAATGCCGGCATTTTATTACGCGCTTATTTTTATATGCTTGTCCTTGGTAAAGAAGGCCTGTTGCGCGTATCAGAGTTCGCAACACTTAATGCCAACTATTTACTTAAAGAATTGACTAAAGTGGGCTATACAGCAGCCTACCCTGGCAGACGTGCATCGCATGAATTTATTCTTACTTTAAATTCCGAAAAGAAAAATTATGATGTGACTGCCATGGATTTTGCAAAAAGGTTATTGGACTATGGAGTTCATGCACCCACTACTTATTTTCCTTTACTGGTACCAGAGTGCTTGTTGATTGAACCACCGGAAACAGAAAGTAAAGAGGAATTAGATGCTTTTGTTGCTGTGATGAAAACGATCCGTGAAGAAGCTAGCAAACAACCTGATATACTCAAAGCTGCACCACACACTTTACCAGTCAAAAGACTGGATGATGTGAAAGCAGCTCGGGAACTGGATTTAAATTATTTTGCAACTCGCGAGTAG
- a CDS encoding EAL and HDOD domain-containing protein yields the protein MVVELDEPPVRTLLARQGIYDKNSAIVAYELLYRNSEAENSHVDNLNQSSGEAATSSVLVQLFANLDVNTIIGNKQAFINFTHSHLVQKIPMLLPKNRIVIEVLETVAIDQPLLLNLIELKKQGYQIALDDFVFRSELAPLVDIADIIKIDVLHLDQQQIAEQLLPLKSFRGKLLAEKIEDKQQFTHCINLGFDFFQGFFLNKPDSLKGQIITENKMQLLRLLTEINNEDVPIQRIEEIILQIPKLSYRILRLANSASLYMSKKIESLMDAISQLGLIQIRNWLNLLLLASLDDVASDLLERTLIRAKMCEFLSKSMGYPNSHQAYTIGILSTLDGILNEPMPSLLAKIQLSETLNEALLNYNGDLGKILKFAIDYEQANFNQLERLPIKSETLTQSYLKGIEYANHVIDIINK from the coding sequence ATGGTTGTAGAATTGGATGAACCACCAGTCAGAACGTTACTAGCGCGTCAGGGAATCTATGATAAGAATAGTGCAATCGTTGCCTATGAACTCTTATATCGTAATAGTGAGGCAGAAAATTCACACGTAGATAACCTAAACCAGTCGTCAGGTGAGGCAGCTACCTCGTCTGTTCTAGTTCAGTTATTTGCCAATCTTGATGTAAATACCATAATAGGTAATAAACAAGCTTTTATTAATTTCACTCATAGCCATCTTGTACAAAAAATCCCAATGTTGCTTCCTAAAAATAGAATAGTCATTGAAGTTCTTGAAACGGTTGCGATCGACCAACCATTGCTTCTCAATTTAATAGAATTAAAGAAGCAGGGATATCAAATTGCCCTGGATGACTTTGTCTTCAGGAGTGAATTAGCTCCTCTGGTTGACATAGCCGACATTATTAAAATCGATGTACTTCATCTTGACCAACAGCAAATAGCAGAACAATTATTACCGCTGAAATCTTTTAGAGGTAAGTTACTGGCAGAAAAAATTGAGGACAAACAACAATTCACTCATTGCATCAATCTTGGATTTGATTTTTTTCAAGGTTTTTTTCTAAACAAACCGGATTCCTTAAAAGGACAAATCATTACTGAAAATAAAATGCAGCTTTTAAGATTATTAACAGAAATAAACAATGAAGACGTGCCAATCCAACGCATTGAAGAAATTATCTTACAAATTCCTAAACTAAGCTACCGTATCTTGCGTTTGGCAAATTCTGCTTCTTTGTACATGAGCAAAAAAATAGAATCACTAATGGATGCCATTTCTCAATTGGGATTAATTCAAATTCGCAATTGGCTAAATCTGTTACTCTTGGCAAGCCTCGATGATGTGGCATCTGATTTGTTAGAACGAACTTTAATTCGTGCGAAAATGTGTGAATTCTTATCAAAATCAATGGGTTATCCTAATTCTCATCAAGCTTATACTATAGGCATACTTTCTACTTTAGACGGTATTTTAAATGAGCCTATGCCTTCACTATTAGCGAAAATTCAATTAAGTGAAACACTCAATGAAGCGCTGCTGAACTACAACGGGGATTTAGGCAAAATCCTGAAATTTGCCATAGATTATGAACAAGCAAACTTTAATCAATTAGAGCGCCTTCCTATAAAGAGCGAAACACTCACCCAATCTTATCTTAAGGGAATAGAATATGCCAATCATGTGATAGACATTATTAATAAATAA
- the gcvH gene encoding glycine cleavage system protein GcvH, which translates to MNDLKFTTTHEWLREDEGEVTIGITDHAQELLGDMVFVELPEIGDEVNAGQELGVVESVKAASDFYAPISGVVTAVNEAVSKNPALVNHDPYHEGWLVKLKPSHPDEIKSLLSDEQYQNEIAEEN; encoded by the coding sequence ATGAATGATTTGAAATTCACAACAACCCATGAATGGCTAAGAGAGGATGAGGGAGAGGTCACAATAGGAATTACAGATCATGCACAAGAATTATTAGGGGATATGGTATTTGTAGAACTGCCAGAAATAGGTGATGAAGTGAATGCAGGTCAAGAGTTAGGCGTGGTGGAATCAGTAAAAGCAGCTTCTGATTTTTATGCTCCCATTAGTGGCGTTGTAACGGCAGTTAACGAAGCTGTTAGTAAAAACCCTGCCCTGGTAAACCATGATCCCTATCATGAAGGTTGGCTTGTAAAGCTAAAGCCGAGCCATCCTGATGAAATCAAAAGCCTGTTGAGTGATGAGCAATATCAAAATGAGATAGCTGAGGAAAATTAA
- a CDS encoding DotI/IcmL family type IV secretion protein, whose translation MNKKITIALSLLISIASKLTYAGPDRAQLAVWANEAIIATYTFDYKNYMQQQKEIAKYFSADGWIAYSKALNQSKLPEVVQKNAYFVNAVATEPPKLITLDPTHWQAIMPILVVYKNPQYEQKQNLKVILGFTVASPGQGVRGFSVTSLQSTPTSPPCQCKNEEAPVDTKQGSAKQ comes from the coding sequence ATGAACAAAAAAATCACTATTGCATTGAGTTTACTTATAAGTATTGCCTCAAAATTAACTTATGCAGGGCCAGATAGAGCACAATTAGCCGTTTGGGCTAATGAAGCGATTATTGCCACTTACACTTTTGATTATAAGAACTACATGCAACAACAAAAAGAAATAGCCAAATATTTTTCAGCTGATGGCTGGATAGCCTATAGTAAAGCGCTTAATCAATCAAAACTTCCTGAAGTAGTACAAAAAAATGCCTATTTCGTCAATGCCGTTGCCACAGAACCACCAAAGCTCATCACTCTGGATCCGACACATTGGCAAGCTATCATGCCCATACTGGTCGTATATAAAAACCCCCAATACGAGCAAAAACAAAATTTAAAAGTTATATTAGGGTTTACCGTTGCATCTCCCGGACAAGGTGTAAGAGGTTTCAGCGTAACCAGCCTGCAATCCACCCCCACTAGCCCACCATGCCAATGTAAAAATGAAGAGGCGCCTGTGGATACTAAACAAGGAAGCGCCAAACAATAA